The following proteins are encoded in a genomic region of Brachypodium distachyon strain Bd21 chromosome 1, Brachypodium_distachyon_v3.0, whole genome shotgun sequence:
- the LOC100840777 gene encoding probable carboxylesterase 18, producing MAREELRARVRAALPWTVRLQLRALEAAVDATQRRRDGTVNRFLFNLLADRRVAPTTTSGSVRSLDVTVDASTGVTARVFFNSGAPTAPSPRPVVVYFHGGGFTVFSAATGPYDSLCRSICLGSGAVVVSLSYRLAPEHRFPAAYDDGAAALRFLTTSSAASQIPVPIDLSRCFLAGDSAGANIAHHVAHRFTSSSSSPPPNIQIAGIILLSAYFGGQERTESELALEGVAPIVNLRRSDFWWKAFLPAGADRNHPAAHVTGEAGPEPELGEAFPPALVVVGGLDPLQDWGRRYAAMLRRMGKSVKVVEFPEAVHAFYFFPALPESARLVEEIKAFVQQDAEPNSNSS from the coding sequence ATGGCGCGCGAGGAGCTCCGGGCGCGGGTGCGGGCGGCGCTGCCGTGGACGGTGCGGCTGCAGCTCCGCGCGCTCGAGGCTGCCGTCGACGCcacgcagcgccgccgcgacggcACCGTCAACCGCTTCCTCTTCAACCTCCTCGCCGACCGCCGCGTCGcgcccaccaccacctccggcAGCGTCCGCTCCCTCGACGTCACCGTCGACGCCTCCACGGGCGTCACGGCGCGCGtcttcttcaactccggcgctcccaccgcgccgtccccgcggCCCGTCGTCGTCTACTTCCACGGCGGCGGATTCACGGtcttctccgccgccacgGGGCCCTACGACTCGCTCTGCCGCTCCATCTGcctcggctccggcgccgtcgtcgtctcccTCAGCTACCGCCTCGCGCCCGAGCACCGCTTCCCCGCCGcctacgacgacggcgccgccgccctccgcttCCTCACCACATCCTCCGCTGCTTCCCAAATCCCCGTCCCAATCGACCTCTCCCGCTgcttcctcgccggcgacaGCGCCGGCGCCAACATCGCTCACCACGTCGCCCACCGCttcacctcctcttcttcctctcctccccccaACATCCAAATCGCCGGAATCATCCTTCTATCCGCCTATTTCGGGGGCCAAGAGCGCACGGAATCGGAGCTAGCCCTGGAAGGCGTGGCGCCGATCGTGAACCTCCGCCGGTCGGACTTCTGGTGGAAGGCGTTCCtgccggcgggggcggacCGGAACCACCCGGCGGCGCACGTGACGGGGGAGGCggggccggagccggagctggGGGAAGCGTTCCCGCCGGCGTTGGTGGTGGTCGGCGGGCTCGACCCGCTGCAGGACTGGGGCCGGCGCTACGCGGCCATGCTGCGGCGGATGGGGAAGAGCGTGAAGGTCGTGGAGTTCCCGGAGGCTGTTCACGCCTTCTACTTCTTTCCGGCGCTGCCGGAGTCCGCCAGGCTcgtggaagagatcaaggCGTTCGTGCAGCAGGACGCCGAGCCGAATTCCAATTCATCGTAG